A part of Pectinophora gossypiella chromosome Z, ilPecGoss1.1, whole genome shotgun sequence genomic DNA contains:
- the LOC126380371 gene encoding protein unc-50 homolog, with product MKYSTSPTPSLNNYPRSTSPLPAPANYQPTVASAAVKRYKYLRRLFKFNQMDFEFAAWQMVYLFVAPQKVFRNFNYRKHTKSQFARDDPAFLVLLCIWLFLSSICFALAMGLGWQKVLLFVLFVVFVDFIGMAILVSTFFWYICNKYLQRDSEAGDVEWGYAFDVHINAFFPPLSLLHCFQILLFNNLLIHKGFLSCFVSNTFWLASVVYYLYITFLGYSNLPVLRNTRVFLLPLPALFLVYLATLGAGWNLSHMLINFYHYRVL from the exons ATGAAGTATTCGACTTCGCCGACTCCAAGTCTGAATAATTACCCTCGCAGCACCAGCCCGCTGCCCGCACCAGCTAATTACCAGCCCACAGTCGCCAGCGCGGCCGTCAAGCGGTACAAATATCTCAGGAGGCTCTTCAAATTCAATCAAATGGACTTCGAGTTTGCGGCCTGGCAAATGGTTTACTTGTTCGTTGCACCACAAAAAGTCTTCCGGAATTTTAATTATAGAAAAC ATACAAAATCACAGTTTGCGAGGGATGACCCAGCATTTCTAGTGTTGCTGTGTATTTGgttatttt TGTCGTCGATATGCTTCGCGCTGGCGATGGGGCTGGGCTGGCAGAAGGTGTTGCTGTTCGTGCTCTTCGTGGTGTTCGTGGACTTCATCGGCATGGCCATCCTCGTGTCCACATTCTTCTG GTACATCTGCAACAAGTACTTGCAACGCGACAGCGAGGCGGGTGATGTGGAGTGGGGCTACGCCTTCGACGTGCACATCAACGCGTTCTTCCCCCCGCTGTCGCTGCTGCACTGCTTCCAGATACTGCTGTTCAACA ACCTGCTGATCCACAAGGGCTTCCTGTCATGCTTCGTGTCCAACACGTTTTGGCTGGCGTCAGTAGTCTATTACCTGTACATCACCTTTCTTGGATACAGCA ATTTGCCAGTACTGCGCAATACGCGGGTGTTCCTGCTGCCTCTGCCTGCCCTGTTCCTGGTCTACCTGGCCACCCTGGGCGCCGGGTGGAACCTGAGCCACATGCTCATCAACTTCTACCACTACCGGGTGCTATAG
- the LOC126380317 gene encoding proclotting enzyme-like, with amino-acid sequence MQTPGNWPSPHGQPRNPPWQFSAPRKRSPDSMQITYYNAPQHNQPFSYNQPFIHSGLPNYQSMPHYDSRSSFDLVHSETRDSPNDGRLLSDSAFTKISETLGAINTVGHLLVDMVNENERNESDPNLQQLPQALYTISKNVLGRNVTDKIAPIVKKALPKVLPDAPITKIATGGDPEDAKACTTPEGEEGICEDLSNCPQLLLNLVNLRESLCFKDLFVPGVCCPKNAIVLSTPAEEKPVITTTTKPTYLVPVTSQKPVQKPATTKKPSAILVLTTKRPKPAVTSSRPVTTPPTTTSRPTQTSTFFTVPPPIIGNYSNIVDVNECGQREDEGGRIVGGTEAAPGAWPWMAAIYLHGSKRREFWCGGTLVGRRHVLTAAHCTRDSKQRPFPARQFSVRLGDVDLARDDEPSRPVTLRVTAVRAHDQFSRVGFYNDIAILVLAENVQKSKYVIPICLPSGELARQQFDGAVATVVGWGTTRYGGGESSRQLEAKLPVWRNEDCDRAYFQPITDTFLCAGYARGGVDACQGDSGGPLMLQANGRWTQIGVVSFGNKCGEPGYPGVYTRVTHYLTWLQQNMV; translated from the exons ATGCAGACGCCGGGTAACTGGCCCAGTCCTCACGGCCAGCCCAGAAACCCGCCCTGGCAGTTCTCAGCTCCGAGGAAAAGATCCCCCGATTCAATGCAAATCACTTACTACAATGCCCCTCAACACAACCAACCGTTCTCCTACAATCAACCCTTCATCCACTCAGGATTGCCGAATTACCAATCCATGCCCCACTACGACAGCAGATCGTCCTTCGACCTCGTTCATTCAGAAACAAGAGACAGTCCTAACGATGGAAGGCTGCTTTCTGACTCAGCCTTCACGAAGATATCCGAGACACTCGGAGCCATAAACACAGTGGGGCACCTCCTCGTGGACATGGTCAACGAGAACGAAAGAAACGAATCAGACCCGAACCTGCAGCAACTGCCGCAAGCTCTGTACACAATCAGCAAAAACGTACTCGGCAGAAACGTCACTGACAAAATAGCTCCTATAGTCAAAAAAGCGTTGCCCAAGGTCCTTCCTGATGCACCAATCACGAAGATAGCGACCGGTGGTGACCCAGAAGATGCCAAGGCTTGCACCACTCCCGAAGGAGAAGAAGGAATTTGCGAAGACCTGAGCAACTGTCCACAGTTGTTGCTGAATCTAGTCAACCTAAGAGAGTCTCTTTGCTTCAAAGATTTGTTTGTGCCTGGAGTGTGCTGTCCGAAGAACGCTATTGTGCTGTCAACGCCAGCTGAGGAGAAGCCAGTGATAACGACGACGACTAAGCCGACGTATTTAGTTCCTGTGACTTCTCAGAAGCCTGTTCAGAAGCCGGCGACGACGAAGAAGCCATCAGCGATCTTGGTACTGACTACGAAGCGACCGAAGCCGGCGGTGACGTCGTCCAGGCCTGTGACCACACCACCCACCACCACGTCGCGCCCCACACAAACCTCCACATTCTTTACCGTCCCTCCACCAATCATCGGGAATTACTCTAACATCGTTGATGTGAACG AGTGTGGTCAAAGAGAAGACGAGGGTGGGCGCATTGTCGGAGGTACGGAAGCGGCGCCCGGCGCGTGGCCGTGGATGGCTGCCATCTACCTGCACGGCAGCAAGCGCCGCGAGTTCTGGTGCGGGGGCACGCTGGTCGGCCGCCGGCACGTGCTCACCGCCGCTCACTGCACCAGGGACTCCAAGCAGAGACC GTTCCCAGCCCGTCAGTTCAGCGTCCGTCTTGGCGACGTGGACCTAGCCCGAGACGACGAGCCCTCCCGCCCCGTCACACTGCGGGTGACAGCAGTCCGCGCTCACGACCAGTTCTCACGCGTGGGCTTCTACAATGACATCGCTATTCTGGTTCTCGCTG AGAACGTCCAGAAATCTAAGTACGTGATCCCCATTTGCCTGCCAAGTGGCGAGCTGGCACGGCAGCAGTTTGACGGGGCCGTGGCAACTGTCGTGGGTTGGGGAACAACCAG ATATGGCGGCGGCGAGAGCTCACGGCAGCTGGAAGCCAAGCTGCCAGTATGGAGGAACGAAGACTGCGACCGCGCCTACTTCCAGCCCATCACCGATACCTTCCTGTGCGCCGGGTACGCACGCGGTGGCGTCGACGCTTGTcag GGTGACAGTGGAGGACCTCTCATGCTACAAGCGAACGGGCGCTGGACACAGATTGGCGTCGTATCCTTCGGCAACAAATGTGGGGAGCCCGGATACCCTGGGGTCTACACCCGCGTCACGCATTATCTTACGTGGCTCCAACAAAACATGGTCTAA